The following coding sequences are from one Dermacentor silvarum isolate Dsil-2018 chromosome 4, BIME_Dsil_1.4, whole genome shotgun sequence window:
- the LOC119450129 gene encoding elongation of very long chain fatty acids protein AAEL008004, giving the protein MALHTLSLPYDAAQSWLPPQDVRSEGWPLTGSPLPVAFITAFYVYFVKVLGPRWMSHRKPFDLKHCILAYNLLTTLCSAFFVVRFAKLAYWDLGYTFLQELDLGVTPANLEIVSLSWWLYMFKLGELADTVFFVLRKKNDQVSNLHVVHHLIVSWNMWLAVTYGAQYHSMFVICLNSFVHVFMYAYYFLAALGPSFRRFLWWKRYLTLMQIVQFVLLFAHAIGTVLATGNYVRLFTWLEMAEAVLFFAWFVSFYANAYAKNKKP; this is encoded by the coding sequence ATGGCTCTACACACGCTGTCGCTCCCATACGACGCTGCTCAGTCCTGGCTTCCCCCCCAAGACGTGCGCTCCGAAGGCTGGCCACTCACCGGAAGCCCACTGCCGGTAGCCTTCATCACGGCTTTCTATGTCTACTTCGTCAAGGTGTTGGGCCCACGCTGGATGTCACACCGCAAGCCTTTTGACCTGAAGCACTGCATCCTCGCCTACAACCTTCTGACCACGCTCTGCAGTGCCTTCTTCGTCGTGCGCTTTGCCAAGCTCGCGTACTGGGACCTGGGCTACACCTTTCTGCAGGAACTGGACCTGGGCGTCACCCCTGCCAACCTCGAGATCGTGAGCCTCTCCTGGTGGCTGTACATGTTCAAGCTGGGCGAACTGGCCGACACCGTGTTCTTCGTGCTCCGCAAGAAGAACGACCAGGTCAGCAATCTGCACGTCGTTCACCACTTGATCGTCTCGTGGAACATGTGGCTGGCGGTGACGTACGGTGCGCAGTACCACAGCATGTTCGTCATTTGCCTCAACTCGTTCGTGCACGTCTTCATGTACGCCTACTACTTCCTGGCCGCGCTCGGTCCGTCCTTCCGTCGCTTTCTGTGGTGGAAGAGGTACTTGACCCTCATGCAGATCGTGCAGTTCGTCCTCCTCTTCGCGCACGCCATCGGCACCGTGCTCGCCACCGGCAATTACGTGCGTCTCTTCACCTGGCTCGAAATGGCGGAGGCCGTGCTGTTCTTCGCGTGGTTCGTCTCCTTCTACGCCAACGCGTACGCCAAGAACAAGAAGCCGTGA